The genomic stretch GCGAGAGCAGCCGAAAATTGGCGGAGGCGGCCGCGCGGCTGACCGGGAGCGAACGGCTGCCGTGGTTCGGGCCGAGCATGGGTGCCGCCTCGTTCGTCACGGCCCGGCTGATGGAAACGTGGTCGCACGGGCTCGACGTCGTGGACGTGGTGCCGTTCGAGCGGCCGGACACAGAACGGCTCCGGCATGTGGCCGAGCTGGGTGTGCGCACCCGGGCGTACTCGTATGCGGTGCGCGGCCGAACGCCGCCGGAGGCACCGGTCCGGGTCGAGCTGGTGAGCCCGGGCGGCGCCCGCTGGGCGTTCGGCCCGGCGGAGGCAACGGATGTCATCCGTGGGAGCGCCACCGACTTCTGCCGGGTGGTGACGCAGCGCCGCCACCTGGCGGATACGAACCTGGAGGTTTCGGGCGCGGCGGCGCTGGAGTGGATGGAGATTGCACAGGCGTTCGCCGGGCCGCCCGGGCCGGGACGGCAGCCGGGCGAATTCCGGAAGGAGGGATAATGGCCGACCTCGTCCGCTATGCCGAAGACCGGGGGATCGCGACGGTCACGCTTGATTCGCCCGAAAACCGGAACGCCCTCTCGACGGCCCTGGTGG from Tepidiforma thermophila encodes the following:
- a CDS encoding TIGR03084 family metal-binding protein; the encoded protein is MSIDYSAVVADLAAEQDDLDQVLARLAPEHWELPTHAPGWAVRDQVAHLAFFDDQARLAIEDPAAFETVREAANARGPAFEQEYLARGRAMTPTGLYQWWRESSRKLAEAAARLTGSERLPWFGPSMGAASFVTARLMETWSHGLDVVDVVPFERPDTERLRHVAELGVRTRAYSYAVRGRTPPEAPVRVELVSPGGARWAFGPAEATDVIRGSATDFCRVVTQRRHLADTNLEVSGAAALEWMEIAQAFAGPPGPGRQPGEFRKEG